A stretch of DNA from Desulfovibrio gilichinskyi:
ATCCAAAGCCACCAGACCGAATAAAGACATTAAACGGGTGAACGTAGATTTCCCCGCATGGATGATAATAGCTTTGGATCGTGAAGCTGAAAGACTTGGTATAAATAGACAGGCTGTAATCAAAACATGGATTGCA
This window harbors:
- the brnA gene encoding type II toxin-antitoxin system BrnA family antitoxin; this translates as MKAKEFDDAFESDQDITEQLDLSKATRPNKDIKRVNVDFPAWMIIALDREAERLGINRQAVIKTWIANRIDSQHPTEH